One window of Triplophysa rosa linkage group LG8, Trosa_1v2, whole genome shotgun sequence genomic DNA carries:
- the cbx3b gene encoding chromobox protein homolog 3b, with protein MRKKQNVKNRKAEETTIVQEFAVEKITRRRVHEGRVEYYLKWKGFTDAENTWEPEDNLDCPELIEEFLRNLSVTGETEPDGFQSTYHDVQPKQELTEVDTDTAHQRSPMELIERSKEEAGDHSSEIPAGQSSHPEPDCIIGSTDRQGELMFLIKWKNTDEVALLSAREASKRWPQMVIGFYEDKLTWHAEEEP; from the exons ATGAGGAAAAAGCAGAatgtgaaaaacagaaaagcagaagagacaACGATCGTACAGGAGTTTGCAGTGGAAAAAATCACCCGCAGAAGAGTACATGAAGGAAGAGTTGAATACTATTTGAAGTGGAAAGGCTTCACAGA TGCGGAGAATACCTGGGAACCAGAGGACAACCTGGATTGTCCTGAGCTAATAGAGGAGTTTCTCAGAAACCTGTCTGTCACAGGAGAAACAGAACCAGACGGGTTTCAGTCTACATACCATGATGTCCAGCCTAAGCAAGAGTTAACTGAGGTCGATACTGATACG GCTCACCAGCGGTCTCCGATGGAGCTCATTGAGAGAAGTAAGGAAGAGGCTGGCGATCACAGCTCTGAGATCCCTGCAGGTCAATCCAGCCACCCAGAACCAGACTGCATTATCGGATCCACAGACCGACAGGGAGAGCTCATGTTCCTCATCAAGTG GAAAAACACAGATGAGGTGGCTTTACTGTCAGCCAGGGAGGCTAGTAAAAGGTGGCCCCAGATGGTAATCGGCTTTTACGAGGACAAGCTGACCTGGCACGCAGAAGAGGAGCCATAA
- the snx10b gene encoding sorting nexin-10B — protein MQEFTGVWVRDPRIQKEDFWHAYMDYEICIHTNSLAFTKKSSCVRRRYSEFVWLRKKLQENAQLIMHLPKLPPKNPFFSLNNARQIGTRMEGLRKFLEAVVHSPVFLSDSCLHLFLQSQLSEKKMEACAEGRSRYTVSEAILSYGSGIKRFDSVSEENLEEEEDDIHCESE, from the exons ATGCAGGAGTTCACTGGTGTGTGGGTGAGGGATCCTCGTATCCAGAAGGAGGATTTCTGGCATGCCTACATGGATTAtgaaatctgtatacat ACAAACAGTTTGGCTTTTACTAAGAAGAGTTCTTGTGTGCGGCGGAGATACAGCGAGTTTGTGTGGCTACGTAAGAAGCTACAGGAAAATGCCCAGCTCAT AATGCATCTGCCCAAACTTCCCCCAAAAAACCCGTTCTTCAGTCTCAACAATGCCAGACAAATTGGTACCCGTATGGAGGGGCTCAGAAAATTTCTAGAAGC GGTTGTTCACAGCCCAGTGTTTCTATCAGATAGTTGCTTGCACCTATTCCTACAATCCCAACTGAGTGAGAAGAAGATGGAGGCCTGTGCTGAGGGCAGAAGCCGCTATACCGTCTCTGAGGCCATTCTCAGTTACGGCTCTGGAATCAAACGCTTTGATTCAGTTTCAGAGGAGAatctggaggaggaggaggatgacatACACTGTGAATCAGAGTAA